One window of Dechloromonas sp. ZY10 genomic DNA carries:
- a CDS encoding methyl-accepting chemotaxis protein yields the protein MPKHLSTSGKLLLLGLLAAGAIAIVGLLGIGALETLSGHAQRALRGAELDSRIMLQIKGAQSNILIQIQEWKNILLRGQDRASYDKHLQGFGERATAAQGQLKKAAELMRERQMPTTEIDQLIREHQLLNQRYRDALSAFRSDDPQAGQQVDQQVRGMDRATIAGLYKLVEAVEAEFSRRIGSEISSNEQQSNRVERIFAGLALATAALVALLASLIRKDLMRLLGGEPAYAAEVARQIAEGNLSVPINVRSGDQSSLLAAMHRMRDALLAIIRNIQHSSEQLAGAAEQLAATSQQVAASSASQSDASSSMAASMEQMASSIGQVADNARMSRQLADTARNSSASSGQLVQQTIQEIHQIAQSVERSARVVHGLGEHSQKISGIANTIKEIADQTNLLALNAAIEAARAGEQGRGFAVVADEVRKLAEKTTISTHEISTMIDAIQHGTNEAVAQMQTGTEQVQSGVDTAARTGQSMAGIEASASQVLQAVDDISAALHEQSLASGEISRRIEHIVQMTEENGSAVRQVSNSASHLLGLASELRQSVSRFRLSAN from the coding sequence ATGCCAAAACACCTGAGCACTTCAGGCAAACTGCTCCTGCTCGGCCTGCTCGCGGCCGGCGCCATCGCCATCGTCGGCCTGCTGGGTATCGGCGCACTCGAAACCCTGTCCGGCCACGCCCAGCGCGCATTGCGCGGCGCCGAACTGGACAGCCGGATCATGCTGCAGATCAAAGGAGCGCAAAGCAACATCCTGATCCAAATACAGGAGTGGAAAAATATTCTGCTGCGTGGCCAGGACCGCGCCAGCTACGACAAACACCTGCAAGGCTTCGGCGAGCGCGCCACGGCGGCCCAGGGGCAGCTGAAAAAAGCTGCCGAACTGATGCGCGAACGGCAGATGCCCACCACCGAGATCGACCAGCTGATTCGCGAGCACCAACTGCTCAACCAGCGCTATCGCGATGCATTGTCCGCCTTCCGCAGTGATGATCCGCAAGCCGGACAACAGGTCGACCAGCAGGTTCGCGGGATGGACCGTGCGACCATCGCCGGGCTATACAAACTGGTCGAGGCCGTCGAGGCTGAGTTTTCACGCCGGATCGGCAGCGAGATCAGCAGCAATGAACAACAGAGCAATCGGGTCGAACGGATTTTTGCCGGCCTCGCACTCGCTACGGCCGCTCTAGTTGCGCTCCTTGCCAGTCTGATCCGCAAGGATCTGATGCGGCTGCTGGGCGGTGAACCGGCCTATGCAGCCGAGGTCGCCCGACAAATCGCCGAAGGCAACCTCAGCGTGCCGATCAACGTCCGCTCCGGCGACCAGAGCAGCCTGCTGGCCGCCATGCACCGCATGCGCGATGCGCTACTGGCGATCATCAGGAACATTCAGCACAGTTCGGAGCAACTGGCCGGTGCTGCCGAGCAACTGGCCGCCACGTCGCAACAGGTCGCAGCCAGCAGCGCCAGCCAGAGCGACGCCTCAAGTTCGATGGCTGCCTCAATGGAGCAAATGGCCAGCAGCATCGGCCAGGTCGCCGACAACGCCAGGATGTCGCGCCAACTCGCCGATACCGCCCGCAACTCGTCGGCCAGCAGCGGGCAACTGGTGCAGCAGACAATTCAGGAAATCCACCAGATTGCCCAATCAGTCGAACGCTCGGCCCGGGTGGTGCATGGACTAGGCGAGCACTCACAGAAAATTTCCGGGATTGCCAACACGATCAAGGAAATTGCCGATCAGACCAACCTGCTGGCGCTGAATGCCGCAATCGAAGCGGCACGCGCTGGCGAACAGGGGCGCGGCTTTGCGGTAGTAGCAGATGAAGTCCGCAAATTAGCGGAAAAGACCACCATCTCGACCCACGAAATCAGCACCATGATTGATGCCATCCAGCACGGCACCAACGAAGCGGTAGCGCAAATGCAGACCGGTACCGAGCAGGTTCAAAGCGGCGTGGATACTGCCGCCCGGACCGGCCAGTCGATGGCCGGGATCGAGGCCAGCGCCAGCCAGGTCCTGCAGGCGGTGGATGACATTTCGGCTGCGCTGCATGAACAGAGCCTGGCCAGCGGGGAGATTTCACGCCGGATCGAACACATTGTGCAGATGACCGAGGAAAACGGCAGCGCAGTACGGCAGGTTTCAAATTCAGCCAGCCACCTGCTCGGCCTGGCCTCCGAACTGCGCCAATCGGTTTCCCGCTTCCGTCTCAGCGCCAATTGA
- a CDS encoding rhodanese-like domain-containing protein, which translates to MMQHQRFLAGLGLALLLAGNALASDWQPGFSDWDKLPEIKRSKLALYLTPQQAFEMKKAHPKTVALFDIRTRAEAVYVGWPEIADALVPFVEHQEIMTDWDDKRQMYKLEPNQDFMPELERRLQAMGLGKEATIILICRSGDRSSKAQDRLLAAGYRQVYGVPEGFEGDLAKSGAKAGQRAVNGWKNANLPWTYKLDKARMYFPH; encoded by the coding sequence ATGATGCAGCACCAACGTTTTCTGGCAGGGCTCGGACTGGCCTTGCTGCTGGCCGGAAATGCGCTGGCTTCCGATTGGCAGCCCGGTTTCAGTGACTGGGACAAACTGCCCGAAATCAAGCGCAGCAAGCTCGCGCTGTATCTGACGCCGCAGCAAGCCTTCGAGATGAAAAAGGCCCACCCGAAAACGGTGGCCTTGTTCGACATCCGGACCCGCGCCGAGGCCGTTTATGTCGGCTGGCCGGAGATCGCTGATGCCCTGGTGCCCTTTGTCGAGCATCAGGAAATCATGACCGACTGGGACGACAAGCGGCAGATGTACAAGCTGGAACCGAACCAGGACTTCATGCCGGAACTGGAACGGCGCCTGCAGGCGATGGGCCTGGGCAAGGAGGCGACGATCATCCTGATCTGCCGCTCCGGCGACCGCAGTTCAAAGGCGCAGGATCGCCTGCTGGCGGCGGGTTATCGGCAGGTCTATGGCGTTCCCGAAGGCTTTGAAGGCGATCTTGCCAAGAGCGGTGCGAAAGCCGGGCAGCGGGCGGTGAATGGCTGGAAAAATGCCAATCTGCCCTGGACCTACAAGCTCGACAAGGCGCGGATGTATTTCCCGCATTGA
- the soxB gene encoding thiosulfohydrolase SoxB: MSINRREFLQMLAVAAAGGMALHSELALAEKGAGKLYEMPRFGNVSLLHITDCHAQLQPIYFREPNVNLGFGEQFGKVPHLVGESLLKHFGFRPNTLEAHAFSSLNFEKAAQTYGKVGGFAHLATLVKKMKASRPGALLLDGGDTWQGSGTALWTNAQDMVDACKALGVDVMTLHWEATYGEERVKEIEEKDFAGRIDIVAQNIKTTDFGDPVFKPYVIRQINGIPVAIIGQAFPYTPIANPRWQVPNWSYGIQEENMQKTVDEARAAGAQVVVVVSHNGMDVDLKMAGRVRGIDAIFGGHTHDGVPAPVVVKNGGGQTLVTNAGSNGKYLGVMDFEVKNGKVADFRYKLLPVFANLLPADREMQALIDRIRAPYLDKLNEQLAVTEGLLYRRGNFNGSFDQLILDALMREKNAEIAFSPGFRWGTSLLPGQVIRMEHVLDQTAITYPWTTVSTMSGEMIKTVLEDVCDNLFNPDPYYQQGGDMVRVGGLQYTCDPTARMGQRIQNLTLHGQPLAAGKNYKVAGWAPVAEEAKNSGEPIWELVARYLRDLKTVKPVTLNLPTLKGAANNPGIA; this comes from the coding sequence ATGAGTATCAATCGTCGTGAATTTCTGCAGATGCTGGCGGTTGCCGCAGCCGGCGGCATGGCCTTGCACAGCGAACTGGCGCTGGCTGAAAAGGGGGCAGGCAAGCTGTACGAAATGCCCAGATTCGGCAATGTCAGTCTGCTGCACATCACCGACTGCCATGCGCAGTTGCAGCCGATCTACTTCCGCGAACCGAATGTCAATCTCGGTTTCGGCGAGCAGTTCGGCAAGGTGCCGCACCTGGTCGGCGAGTCGCTGCTCAAGCATTTCGGCTTCCGTCCGAATACGCTGGAAGCCCATGCCTTCAGCTCGCTCAATTTCGAAAAGGCGGCGCAGACCTATGGCAAGGTCGGCGGCTTCGCGCATCTGGCGACCCTGGTCAAGAAAATGAAAGCCAGCCGGCCCGGTGCCTTGCTGCTCGACGGCGGCGATACCTGGCAAGGGTCCGGGACCGCGCTGTGGACCAATGCACAGGACATGGTCGACGCCTGCAAGGCACTGGGCGTGGACGTGATGACCCTGCATTGGGAGGCGACCTACGGCGAGGAGCGGGTCAAGGAAATCGAGGAAAAGGATTTTGCCGGGCGAATCGACATTGTTGCCCAGAACATCAAGACTACCGACTTCGGTGATCCGGTGTTCAAACCCTATGTGATCCGTCAGATCAACGGCATTCCGGTGGCGATCATCGGTCAGGCTTTTCCCTACACCCCGATTGCCAACCCGCGCTGGCAGGTGCCGAACTGGAGCTACGGCATCCAGGAAGAAAACATGCAGAAGACCGTCGACGAGGCGCGCGCTGCGGGTGCACAAGTGGTGGTCGTGGTGTCGCATAACGGCATGGACGTCGATCTCAAGATGGCCGGCCGGGTTCGCGGCATCGATGCGATTTTTGGCGGCCATACCCATGATGGCGTACCGGCGCCGGTGGTGGTCAAAAATGGCGGTGGTCAGACGCTGGTGACCAATGCCGGCTCGAACGGCAAATACCTCGGCGTGATGGATTTCGAGGTCAAAAACGGCAAGGTCGCCGATTTCCGCTACAAGCTGTTGCCGGTCTTCGCCAACCTGCTGCCGGCTGACCGCGAGATGCAGGCCTTGATCGACAGGATTCGCGCGCCTTACCTCGACAAGCTCAACGAGCAGCTGGCGGTGACCGAGGGCTTGCTCTATCGGCGCGGCAATTTCAACGGGAGTTTTGACCAGTTGATCCTGGATGCCCTGATGCGTGAAAAGAACGCCGAAATCGCCTTTTCCCCGGGCTTCCGTTGGGGTACCTCCTTGCTGCCGGGGCAGGTGATCCGGATGGAGCACGTGCTCGACCAGACTGCGATCACCTATCCGTGGACCACGGTGTCCACGATGAGCGGCGAAATGATCAAGACCGTGCTTGAGGATGTTTGCGACAACCTGTTCAACCCCGATCCGTATTATCAGCAAGGTGGCGACATGGTGCGCGTCGGCGGCCTGCAATACACGTGCGATCCGACCGCCCGCATGGGCCAGCGGATCCAGAATCTGACCCTCCACGGTCAACCGCTGGCAGCCGGCAAAAACTATAAGGTGGCCGGCTGGGCGCCAGTGGCGGAAGAAGCGAAAAACTCCGGTGAGCCGATCTGGGAACTGGTCGCCCGCTACCTGCGTGACCTCAAGACGGTCAAGCCGGTCACCCTCAACCTGCCGACGCTGAAAGGCGCGGCCAATAACCCGGGGATTGCATGA
- the soxZ gene encoding thiosulfate oxidation carrier complex protein SoxZ has product MGNPMKIRAAVKDGVTEVKVLISHEMETGQRKDAAGALIPAWFITELTAKHGDKVVLQGELGTAVSKNPYLAFRFKGGAKGDKVSVAWKDNKGDSRTDEATIG; this is encoded by the coding sequence ATGGGCAATCCGATGAAAATCCGCGCCGCCGTCAAGGATGGTGTGACCGAGGTCAAGGTACTGATCAGCCACGAAATGGAAACCGGCCAGCGCAAGGACGCCGCCGGGGCGTTGATTCCGGCCTGGTTCATCACCGAACTGACCGCCAAGCATGGCGACAAGGTGGTGCTGCAGGGGGAACTCGGGACCGCCGTGTCGAAGAATCCCTATCTGGCCTTCCGCTTCAAAGGCGGGGCCAAGGGCGACAAGGTCAGCGTCGCCTGGAAGGACAACAAGGGCGATTCACGCACCGACGAAGCCACCATCGGCTGA
- the soxY gene encoding thiosulfate oxidation carrier protein SoxY, whose product MNNQRRNLLKGSSGAALLGVLAAAGLIKPELALADWNKAAFDAKSMADTLKALGVSASVDSKDVQVNGPDIAENGAVVPVGVTSSLANVSMVAVLIEKNPNALACTFNLPEGTECNVQTRVKMGQTSNVYALVKADGKFYMATKEIKVTLGGCGG is encoded by the coding sequence ATGAACAATCAACGTCGTAATCTACTCAAGGGCAGTTCCGGCGCCGCGTTGCTGGGCGTCCTGGCTGCAGCCGGTCTGATCAAGCCGGAGCTGGCGCTGGCCGACTGGAACAAGGCTGCGTTTGACGCCAAGAGCATGGCCGATACGCTGAAGGCCCTCGGTGTCAGCGCCTCGGTCGACAGCAAGGATGTACAGGTCAACGGTCCGGACATCGCCGAAAACGGCGCCGTGGTTCCGGTCGGCGTGACCTCGTCGCTGGCTAACGTGAGCATGGTCGCGGTACTGATCGAAAAGAACCCGAACGCGCTGGCCTGTACCTTCAACCTGCCGGAAGGCACGGAGTGCAACGTCCAGACTCGCGTCAAGATGGGCCAGACCTCGAATGTCTATGCCCTGGTCAAGGCCGACGGCAAGTTCTACATGGCGACCAAGGAAATCAAGGTCACCCTGGGCGGCTGCGGCGGCTAA
- a CDS encoding c-type cytochrome, giving the protein MSRFSKTLLCLALGFSATSLSTVVSAFDRYQGIGRQATPAEVKAWDIDVRPDFKGLPKGSGNVDRGQELFEDKCASCHGSFGESNEVFTPLVGGTTKEDVKNGRVGGFVKGDIPQRTTFTKVATISTVWDYIYRAMPWTAPKSLKPDDVYAILAYFLNLAEIVPADFTLSDQNIAEVQKLMPNRYGMTTDHGMWPGPAAKKGEIGNGGIPDVKNSACMKNCKPEAKVSSTLPDYAKTAHGELADQNRSFGPVRGTRTLGSAAAKPAAAANPALELASKNGCMACHGVAHKIVGPGYNEVVARYKDQADAESRLSAKVKNGGQGVWGSVPMPPNAHLKDEEISQLVKWILSGAK; this is encoded by the coding sequence ATGTCCAGGTTCTCTAAAACCTTGCTCTGCCTGGCGCTCGGTTTTTCGGCTACGAGCCTGTCGACCGTGGTCAGCGCCTTTGATCGCTATCAGGGGATAGGCCGCCAGGCCACCCCGGCCGAGGTCAAGGCCTGGGATATCGACGTGCGGCCCGACTTCAAGGGTTTGCCCAAGGGGTCCGGCAATGTCGACCGGGGGCAGGAGTTGTTCGAGGATAAATGCGCTTCCTGCCATGGTTCCTTCGGTGAGTCGAACGAGGTGTTTACCCCACTGGTCGGCGGCACCACCAAGGAGGATGTCAAGAATGGCCGCGTCGGCGGCTTCGTCAAGGGCGACATTCCGCAGCGCACTACCTTCACCAAGGTCGCGACGATCTCGACGGTCTGGGATTACATCTACCGCGCCATGCCCTGGACTGCGCCCAAATCGCTCAAGCCGGACGATGTCTACGCCATCCTCGCTTACTTCCTGAACCTGGCCGAGATTGTCCCTGCCGATTTCACCCTGTCGGACCAGAACATCGCCGAGGTCCAGAAGCTGATGCCGAATCGCTACGGGATGACGACCGACCACGGCATGTGGCCGGGGCCGGCGGCGAAGAAGGGGGAGATCGGTAACGGTGGCATTCCCGATGTGAAGAACAGCGCCTGCATGAAGAACTGCAAGCCGGAAGCCAAGGTCAGTTCGACCTTGCCCGACTATGCCAAGACCGCGCACGGCGAACTGGCCGATCAGAATCGCAGCTTCGGTCCGGTGCGCGGTACCCGTACCCTCGGGTCGGCCGCTGCCAAACCGGCGGCCGCCGCCAATCCGGCGCTCGAACTGGCCAGCAAGAACGGCTGCATGGCCTGTCACGGTGTGGCGCACAAGATTGTCGGCCCGGGCTACAACGAAGTCGTTGCCCGCTACAAGGATCAGGCCGATGCCGAGAGCCGCCTCTCCGCCAAGGTCAAGAACGGTGGCCAGGGGGTCTGGGGCAGCGTGCCGATGCCGCCGAACGCCCACCTCAAGGACGAGGAAATTTCGCAGCTGGTCAAGTGGATCTTGTCCGGCGCCAAGTAA
- the soxC gene encoding sulfite dehydrogenase has product MVDYKQQPGRLRPAPENFLSEEQVRAVGAGRRDFLRRSLLAAGASLTAPLAARASEGDPAILELPEWSTTLGQPVATRPYGQPSKYESQLQRRESPGLTRVGGASVSFCPLQGLFGIITPSGLHFERHHQGWHDIDPARHRLMINGSDPAFLKKPKVYTMDELMRLPSVSRIHFIECGANTGLEWGNVAVPTVQYTHGMLSCSEFTGVPLKLLLEDCGVDYKKARYVLAEGADGSSMTRTIPMEMVESGEVFVAYGMNGEMLRPENGYPLRLVVPGVQGVSWVKWLRRIEVGDQPYATKDEAVHYIDLMPNGLHRQYTSIQECKSVITTPSGGQTLLTPGFYNISGLAWSGRGKIKQVDVSVDGGINWRTARLEGPQLSKALTRFNIDWVWDGKPALLQSRAIDETGYVQPGYGQLRQVRGTKSIYHNNAIQTWKVVENGEVTNVQVL; this is encoded by the coding sequence ATGGTGGATTACAAGCAACAACCGGGGCGGCTGCGGCCGGCGCCGGAAAACTTCCTGTCGGAGGAGCAGGTCAGGGCAGTCGGGGCCGGGCGCCGCGATTTCCTTCGCCGCAGTCTGCTGGCGGCAGGGGCAAGTCTGACCGCGCCGCTGGCGGCACGAGCCAGCGAGGGTGATCCGGCGATTCTGGAGTTGCCGGAGTGGAGCACCACGCTCGGGCAACCGGTGGCCACCCGTCCGTATGGTCAGCCTTCGAAGTATGAAAGCCAGTTGCAGCGCCGCGAATCGCCGGGCCTGACCCGGGTTGGCGGGGCGTCAGTGTCGTTCTGCCCGTTGCAGGGCCTGTTCGGGATCATCACCCCGTCGGGCCTGCATTTCGAGCGTCACCACCAAGGTTGGCACGATATCGACCCGGCCCGGCATCGCCTGATGATCAATGGCTCCGACCCGGCATTCCTGAAAAAGCCCAAGGTCTACACCATGGACGAACTGATGCGCTTGCCCTCGGTGTCGCGCATTCACTTCATCGAATGCGGTGCCAACACCGGACTGGAATGGGGCAATGTGGCCGTGCCGACGGTGCAGTACACGCACGGGATGCTTTCCTGTTCCGAGTTCACTGGCGTGCCGCTCAAGCTGTTGCTTGAGGATTGCGGCGTCGATTACAAGAAGGCCCGCTACGTGCTGGCCGAAGGTGCCGATGGCTCGTCGATGACGCGCACGATTCCGATGGAAATGGTCGAGAGCGGCGAAGTTTTCGTCGCCTACGGGATGAATGGCGAAATGCTGCGTCCCGAGAACGGCTACCCGCTGCGTCTGGTGGTCCCGGGCGTTCAGGGCGTGTCCTGGGTCAAGTGGCTGCGCCGCATCGAAGTCGGTGACCAGCCTTATGCGACCAAGGACGAAGCCGTGCACTACATCGACCTGATGCCGAACGGTCTGCACCGCCAGTACACCTCGATCCAGGAATGCAAGTCGGTGATTACCACGCCGTCCGGTGGCCAGACCCTGCTGACGCCCGGGTTCTATAACATTTCCGGTCTCGCCTGGTCGGGGCGCGGCAAGATCAAGCAAGTCGATGTCTCGGTTGATGGCGGCATCAACTGGCGGACGGCCCGCCTCGAAGGACCGCAACTGAGTAAGGCGCTGACCCGTTTCAATATCGACTGGGTCTGGGACGGCAAGCCTGCCCTGCTGCAATCGCGGGCGATTGACGAAACCGGCTACGTCCAGCCCGGCTACGGCCAGCTGCGGCAGGTTCGGGGGACCAAGTCGATCTATCACAACAATGCAATCCAGACCTGGAAGGTCGTCGAAAACGGGGAGGTGACCAATGTCCAGGTTCTCTAA
- a CDS encoding ArsR/SmtB family transcription factor, whose amino-acid sequence MDETVRVFEQVAHYFGLLADPTRLRILSCLCAEERPVHEVVEHIGLTQANISRHLNILYRAGVVGRRREGSTVYYRVTDPNFVDICRTVSITVASRDLGEQMGVIGRLSAKEL is encoded by the coding sequence ATGGACGAAACCGTACGAGTCTTTGAACAGGTGGCGCATTACTTCGGCTTGCTCGCCGATCCGACCCGCCTGCGCATCCTTTCCTGCCTGTGCGCCGAGGAGCGTCCGGTGCATGAGGTGGTCGAGCATATCGGGCTGACCCAGGCCAATATCTCGCGCCATCTCAATATCCTGTACCGGGCAGGAGTGGTTGGGCGCCGGCGCGAGGGAAGCACGGTCTATTACCGGGTTACCGATCCGAATTTCGTCGATATTTGCCGCACCGTGAGCATTACCGTCGCCAGCCGCGACCTGGGGGAGCAAATGGGTGTGATCGGCAGATTGTCAGCCAAAGAACTCTAA
- a CDS encoding cytochrome c, with protein sequence MKLHTTVAALCLFAVGTAAQATDPNLGRNLAATCANCHGTNGKALAAPGSGLEPLAGVPKATTLQKLTDFRNGDKPASIMHQIAKGYTDAQLELIAAYFAAQK encoded by the coding sequence ATGAAGTTGCATACCACCGTCGCTGCACTCTGCCTGTTCGCTGTCGGCACAGCCGCACAGGCCACCGACCCGAATCTGGGCCGCAACCTGGCCGCCACTTGTGCCAACTGCCACGGCACCAACGGCAAGGCCCTGGCGGCTCCCGGCTCTGGCCTGGAACCACTGGCTGGCGTGCCCAAGGCCACCACGCTGCAAAAGCTGACCGACTTCCGCAACGGCGACAAGCCGGCGTCGATCATGCACCAGATTGCCAAAGGCTATACCGATGCGCAGCTTGAGCTGATCGCCGCCTACTTTGCCGCTCAAAAATAA
- a CDS encoding FCSD flavin-binding domain-containing protein, with the protein MMLMKRRDFLKAGAAATAMAGLYGCAGAGKSGGHVVVVGGGYGGATVAKYLRMWSEGAVQVTLIERNPSFISCPISNLVIGGTKTMADITVSYDNLKSKWGVRVLQDEVLTVDAAKRTISLQAGGTLSYDRLVLSPGIDFMWDEIPGLKPAEAQNQILHAWKAGPQTIALRKQLEEMKDGGVYALAVPKAPYRCPPGPYERACLVADYFKKHKPKSKVVILDANEDVMSKPALFKKAWNDLYKGIIDYRNNSEVKDVEVASKTAVLEFDKFQADVLNIVPPHRAGQIAAQAGLKLINNRWVDIDWLTMESTNTPGVHVIGDAIFPAPTMPKSGHMANQHAKVAAAAIINLLAGEAPNPSPVVMNTCYSFVDAKNVIHVASVHQYDSATKTVQPVKGAGGVSAARNELEGKVALGWAKNIWADMLA; encoded by the coding sequence ATGATGCTGATGAAACGACGTGATTTCCTCAAGGCCGGTGCGGCCGCCACCGCCATGGCCGGTCTGTACGGCTGCGCCGGTGCCGGCAAGAGCGGCGGCCACGTGGTCGTGGTCGGTGGCGGCTATGGCGGAGCAACGGTGGCCAAGTACCTTCGGATGTGGAGCGAAGGCGCGGTCCAAGTCACGCTGATCGAACGCAACCCAAGCTTTATCTCCTGCCCGATTTCCAATCTGGTGATCGGCGGCACCAAGACGATGGCCGACATTACCGTCAGCTACGACAACCTGAAGAGCAAATGGGGCGTGCGCGTGCTGCAGGATGAGGTACTCACGGTCGACGCCGCCAAACGCACGATTTCGCTGCAAGCCGGCGGCACCCTGAGCTACGACCGGCTGGTACTGTCGCCGGGGATCGATTTCATGTGGGACGAAATCCCCGGACTCAAGCCGGCGGAAGCGCAAAACCAGATCCTGCATGCGTGGAAAGCCGGCCCGCAAACCATCGCGCTGCGCAAGCAACTGGAAGAAATGAAGGACGGCGGGGTCTATGCGTTGGCCGTACCCAAGGCACCTTACCGCTGCCCACCCGGCCCTTACGAGCGGGCCTGCCTGGTCGCCGACTATTTCAAGAAGCACAAGCCGAAATCCAAGGTCGTGATTCTCGATGCCAACGAAGACGTGATGTCCAAGCCAGCGCTCTTCAAGAAAGCCTGGAACGACCTGTACAAGGGCATCATCGACTATCGCAACAATAGCGAAGTCAAGGATGTCGAGGTCGCCAGCAAGACGGCAGTGCTCGAATTCGACAAGTTCCAGGCCGACGTGCTCAATATCGTGCCGCCGCACCGCGCCGGGCAGATCGCGGCCCAGGCCGGACTCAAGCTGATCAACAACCGCTGGGTCGACATCGACTGGCTGACCATGGAATCGACCAACACCCCGGGCGTCCATGTCATCGGCGATGCGATTTTCCCGGCGCCGACCATGCCCAAGTCCGGCCACATGGCCAACCAGCATGCCAAGGTAGCCGCCGCAGCGATCATTAACCTGCTCGCCGGCGAGGCCCCGAACCCGAGCCCGGTGGTGATGAACACCTGCTACAGCTTTGTCGATGCCAAAAACGTGATCCACGTCGCCTCGGTGCACCAGTACGACAGCGCCACCAAGACCGTGCAACCGGTCAAGGGCGCCGGCGGCGTCTCGGCCGCGCGCAACGAGCTCGAAGGCAAGGTGGCGCTGGGCTGGGCCAAGAATATCTGGGCCGACATGCTCGCCTGA